AGCACTAGACTCCTGTACAAGAGCAACCAGAAATTGGTAATCCATGGCGCCATCGAAGCCACTGCCTCGCTGTCGCCATCCGAACACACTAGGCTCGATAAACTAGGACCTAATCTACATCATCGTGCAAAGAAACGACATCGATCCCATAAGCAACCAAAGCCAAAAGCAGCCACCTAAGGAGGAGAGGACCAACGTTTTCACGGACGGGAGCACACACTCACCTTAGCCGCACTACCCCAGTTGTCGACATCCCCCAGTTGtcgacatcactgtcggttcaaaatccgtcTTCACTgttggattttgaaccggcagtggcaTGTCGACAGTGATGCTCACTGGCTACTGCTGCCGGTGCTTCACCCGGCAGTGATAAgatttagaaaaacaaaaaaaaaagcaatcCAACAAGCATGTTGGCTGGAGCATGCTCGttaccgccgctgccgccaccatGCTCGCTGGCTACCGCCGCCACTGCATCAAGCATTTCATCCAAGAAAAAAATTCATTCATCACAGATAAAGGACGGATTCAACACATCAAAAAAATTCATCCACAAATCGATTCATGCATCGCAGATGAAGGAGAAGGGTTCAACACATCACAAATCAACCCATCCACAAATCGATTCTTACATCACAGAAAAAGGAGCAAATTGATTCACACAACATTATCGTGCAGAGAGACACAGTGCGGAGACACAGTGCGGCTGCCTCGGCCTTCTTCGACGGGCGCGCGCGGTTGCCTCCTCCTCCTTCGGCGTGACGGccctctcccctccctctctctctctctcaggcgATGCGAGTgaggaggccggatccggcggcAGGGAAGCCGGATCCGGTGGCGGGGAGGACAGATCCGGGCTCCTCCTCGCCCTCACCCCCGGATCCGGGCGCAggcgagcggcggcggtggccctcTCCccacggcggcgctcctccccCTTCAACGCCGGCAGCGGCGTGGACTCCAAGGTAGCGGCGTGGAGGTCGGATCCGGCCTCCCCACGGCAGCGCTCCTCCCCCTACtccggcggcggcgtggaggccggatctggcctccccacggcggcgctcctccccCTCCATCTCTACGTCAACTCCAGCGGCGGCTGTGCTCGCACTGGTCCCCGCACGACCGCGCAGTGTGGTGTGGAGTGGAGGCGTGGTGTTGCTGTGGTCTATCGGGTTGCCGTGGTGTGGTGTGAGGAGGAGTGGTGTTGGGAGGGGGAGTTGGAGCGGCAGATAGAGTTGGGAGGCGTGCAGAGTTAACGGGGATGAATAAAATTTTCGGGTCCGGGAGTATGCACCAGTGCCGGTTCCGTAATTCAACCGACAGTAAATAGATATTACTGCCGGTTTGAATtaataaccggcagtgatgtggtctttCAGTGTCAGTTTTAGCCCAGCCTCAATCATTTTCTTGTTTTCAAGCTCGGTAGCGTACATCACTGTCTGTTCTCACGAATCCGACAGTAATGGGGTCGGCAGTGATGTCTAAATCTGTAGTAGTGTCGGTTCCCTTTCGCCTTAGGGCCCGCTGGGTTATTTCCGTTCCTGGTTAAAACCCTATTCGGACGCTATTTAAATTATCGAAGGAAACTCGATCCGAACAAGGCCTTAGTTGGCTCCCTCCCTCGGAACAATCTTTTGAGCTTTTCCGAGTGTAGAAGATGTTATGTCGACGTTTGAGCGTAGTTCTACTGGGATTGACAGACTCGTCATAAGCCCACAGCACGCTACGGCCCATTGGATAGAATCATAGAAGCCCATTATCAAACGAACATACCGACAGCAGGGCCCCCACCTCCACAGCGCCCGCGCCAAGAGTGTCAACTTCAACcccagctccacctgcacctcCCCGCCCGCCTGCCTCCCTCCGCCCACTCGGATCcggaaaaccctaaccctaggacaCCGCCATGGACCCCGACGGCGACCCGGCGTTCCACCGCAACGAGGCCATCTCCGCGGTCCAGGACGTCGACCAGTactacggcgacgacgacgacttcGACGACCTCTACAACGACGTCAACGTCGGGGACGGCTTCCTCCACGCCTCCcaccaggcgccgccgccgccgcctccgaatCAGCAGGCCCCTCCGCcgcagcagcaccagcaccagcagcaaCAGCTCCCTCCGCCGccccagcagccgccgccgcagcagctgcATCCGCCGGCCCACACCCTCCCACCACCGCTGCCGCAGGTCCCACCGCCGCAGCAGCAGGTACGCATCCCGGGGGTGGCCGTCCCTGCTCCTGGCATACCTCCCGCCCAGAACAACCTCCCTCCGCCGCCTCAGCCGCCGGCCGCGCCCGCGCCTCCGCCGCCTCAGCACCACCAGATTCAGCAAGGAGATGGGATCAACCGCCCTGGAGGTAACTTCGCCGGCGGCCCCATCGTGGTCGGGAACGGTGGCCCTGCTGGTGGGGGTGACGGTCCTGGCGGCACGACGCTGTTCGTGGGGGAACTCCACTGGTGGACGACGGACGCGGATCTGGAATCTGAGCTCAGCAAGTATGGTCCGGTCAAGGAGGTGAGGTTCTTCGACGAGAAGGCCAGTGGCAAGTCCAAGGGCTACTGCCAGGTCGATTTCTATGACCCTGGTGCAGCTGCTGCCTGCAAGGAGGGCATGAACGGGCACGCGTTTAATGGCCGTCCATGTATTGTGGCATTCGCCACACCGAACTCCGTTCGTCGCATGGGCGAGGCGCAGGTGAAGAGCCAGCAGGCTATGGCTGCACAGACATCGAATATGCAGCCGAAGGGTGGTAGAGGGGGCGGTGGTGCCGCAGGGCCACAGGTGGGTGGTAATTATGGTGGAGGCCGTGGAGGAACTGTTGGACCTGGTGCCggtggtggagcaggtggaggCGGTGGAAATTGGGGAAGAGGTGGTGGAGGCATGGGGAATAGAGGCCCTGTTGGTAATATGA
This DNA window, taken from Miscanthus floridulus cultivar M001 chromosome 13, ASM1932011v1, whole genome shotgun sequence, encodes the following:
- the LOC136499236 gene encoding uncharacterized protein translates to MDPDGDPAFHRNEAISAVQDVDQYYGDDDDFDDLYNDVNVGDGFLHASHQAPPPPPPNQQAPPPQQHQHQQQQLPPPPQQPPPQQLHPPAHTLPPPLPQVPPPQQQVRIPGVAVPAPGIPPAQNNLPPPPQPPAAPAPPPPQHHQIQQGDGINRPGGNFAGGPIVVGNGGPAGGGDGPGGTTLFVGELHWWTTDADLESELSKYGPVKEVRFFDEKASGKSKGYCQVDFYDPGAAAACKEGMNGHAFNGRPCIVAFATPNSVRRMGEAQVKSQQAMAAQTSNMQPKGGRGGGGAAGPQVGGNYGGGRGGTVGPGAGGGAGGGGGNWGRGGGGMGNRGPVGNMRNRMGPAGGGRGIMGNGGMVAPPPPMMPPGGMLGQGFDPAGYGAMGRMGGGFGGFPGGPGAMPFPGLMQPFPPVVAPHVNPAFFGRGGMGAGGMWPDPNMGAWGGEEQSSYGDDAASDQQYGEGGSHGKERPPEREWSGAPERRREREKDAPPAQEWPERRHRDERDMDRERNRDYDRDRERDRDRERDRDRDRERDRDRERERERDRERHRDDRDRYGDYHRHRDRDSERNEDWDRGRSSGIRSRSREADHSKRRRMTPQ